A DNA window from Aquarana catesbeiana isolate 2022-GZ linkage group LG01, ASM4218655v1, whole genome shotgun sequence contains the following coding sequences:
- the S1PR3 gene encoding sphingosine 1-phosphate receptor 3 — protein MAASSLTATKLIQATQRCDITIKIHYNYTGKSLKCNGDQMDKTSMLFLIICSFIVLENLMVLIAIWKNNRFHNRMYFFIGNLALCDLLAGIAYIVNILLSGANTCTISLTAWFVREGSMFVALGASTFSLLAIAIERHLTMIKMRPYDANKKYRVFLLIGTCWLISFSLGALPILGWNCINNLDDCSTILPLYSKKYVGFCISIFIVILIAIVILYARIYSLVKSSSRRVTNHSNSERSMALLRTVVIVVGVFIACWSPLFILLLIDVACKVMECQILYRVQWFIALAVLNSALNPLIYTLASKEMRRAFFRLVCGCLAKSSASRSLPIQPTPDQSRSKSSSGSNSPKHKGIIQIHSQSKDKSESSFQNGTIIK, from the coding sequence ATGGCTGCAAGTTCATTAACTGCTACAAAACTTATCCAAGCAACTCAGAGATGTGACATTACCATCAAGATTCACTACAACTACACAGGAAAATCTTTAAAATGCAATGGAGATCAAATGGATAAAACCAGTATGCTGTTTCTTATCATATGCAGCTTTATAGTACTGGAAAATCTGATGGTACTCATTGCCATATGGAAAAATAACCGATTCCATAACAGGATGTACTTCTTTATTGGCAACCTAGCACTTTGTGATTTACTTGCGGGAATTGCTTATATAGTCAATATCCTTTTGTCTGGAGCGAATACATGTACTATTTCACTTACAGCATGGTTTGTCAGGGAGGGCAGTATGTTTGTTGCCCTGGGAGCATCCACATTCAGTTTGCTGGCTATTGCTATTGAAAGACACTTGACAATGATAAAAATGAGGCCTTATGATGCCAATAAGAAATATCGTGTATTTCTGCTCATCGGCACCTGTTGGCTTATTTCCTTTTCATTAGGGGCCTTACCAATACTTGGATGGAACTGCATTAACAACTTAGATGACTGTTCTACTATACTACCTCTGTATTCCAAAAAGTATGTTGGGTTTTGCATTAGCATTTTCATAGTCATCCTCATAGCCATAGTCATCCTCTATGCAAGGATCTATAGCTTGGTGAAGTCGAGCAGCAGGAGAGTCACAAACCACAGCAATTCAGAAAGATCAATGGCACTCCTTAGGACTGTTGTCATTGTCGTGGGGGTGTTTATTGCCTGCTGGTCACCTTTATTCATCCTCCTTTTAATCGATGTAGCCTGTAAAGTTATGGAGTGCCAGATACTGTATCGAGTTCAATGGTTTATTGCCCTGGCTGTCCTCAATTCAGCCTTGAATCCTCTCATCTACACTCTGGCCAGCAAGGAGATGCGACGGGCTTTTTTCCGCCTGGTGTGCGGCTGCTTGGCCAAGTCCAGTGCCTCAAGGTCTCTACCGATTCAGCCAACACCTGACCAAAGCAGGAGCAAATCCAGCAGCGGCAGTAATTCCCCAAAACACAAAGGAATTATACAAATCCATTCTCAAAGCAAGGACAAAAGTGAATCTTCATTTCAGAATGGTACCATCATCAAATGA